The Eubacterium ventriosum genome includes the window ATAAATTATTTATACATTATTTTTGTTTTTTCCAACAAAAAACATCTTCAAACCCACAACGTCAGTTCAAAGATGCTTTAATTCAAAGATATTTTCATTCCAAAATATTGTAATTCAAAAAATATTACAATTCAAAAAATTTTAACCTCTTTAGGAATTTCCTAAACTAATTCCTTCTCACTCATTTCAAGTGCGGACGCAATAACTGCATCCATATCATAATACTTATATTCACCAAGTCGGCCACCAAAAATAATATTATCTTCCTTCTGTGCTAACTCTTTATACTGCTCATACAGAGCGCCATTCTTTTCGTCGTTCACAGGATAGTAAGGTTCATCTCCCGGCTTCCATTCAGCACTGTACTCTCTTGAAATAACAGTCTTAGGCAAGTCATTACCTTCTTCATCCTTTCCGAACTCGAACCACTTATGTTCAATAATACGAGTCCAAGGTGTTTCAGAATCAGTATAATTAACTGCTGCATTTCCCTGAAAATTAGGAATATCAAGGATTTCATTTTCAAATCTTACTGAACGGTACTCTAAAGTTCCAAGCTTGTAGTCAAAATATGCATCAATAGCCCCTGTGTAAACTACCTTGGAAGCCATTGCATCATATTCACTCTTGTTATCAAAATAATCAACTCCAAGTTTTACATCAATGCCCTCAAGCATATTTTCAACCATCTTGGTATATCCACCTACCGGAATCCCCTGATAAAGTGCATTAAAATAATTATTATCAAAAGTAAGTCGAACCGGCAATCTCTTAATAATGAAAGAAGGAAGTTTATCGCAAGGTCTTCCCCACTGCTTCATTGTGTAACCCTTAATCAACTTTTCATAAATATCGGTTCCTACCAAAGAAATAGCCTGTTCTTCCAAATTCTTAGGTTCAGTAATTCCAGCCTGTTTCTTCTGCTCCTCAATCTTTGCCTGCGCTTCACTTGGTGTAACAACTCCCCACATCTTGTTGAAAGTATACATATTAAAAGGCAAGCTAAAAAGTTCCCCCTTATAATTTGCTACCGGTGAATTAGTAAATCTGTTAAATTCAGCAAACCGATTAACAAAATTCCAAACTTTCTTATTATTAGTATGGAAAATATGTGCCCCATACTTATGTACATTGATGCCTTCAATCTTCTCCGTGAAAACATTTCCTGCAATATTAGGTCTTTTATCAATAACCAAAACAGACTTTCCCTGAGCCTTGGCCTGATTAGCAAAAACTGCTCCATACAAACCTGCTCCAACTACTAAATAATCGTACATACTACTATTTTGCAATATCCATAATGCCACTCCCAATAATACCTATGAATACCGCCTGCTCCTTTCCCTGCCTAGCCCCAAATGAATCGCATCGTAAGCCAGTCCTTTTCATATTTACTGTAGTTTACTATATAATTCATTTGAAATAGTGTCAAGCCTACTTTCTCAATACAGCCTTAAGTTCTGCCATGGCTCTTTTCCAACCTGTGAAAGGAAGCTTAATAATTCTAAATAAATATCCAAAAGGAACAAGAACCTTATACCTACATATCAATGGATGATACTTCTTAAAACTTTTATAGTCTGGGAAAACTCGTCTAAAAACATATTTAAACTTAGATTTTTTTACATCATCGTCATCTCCAAGCTTATTTGCTACCAAATTATCCACATTTCCATATGTGCCTGCTCCCATAATATAATCAAGCATATTCTTTTCATCTGTTGGAAGACCTTCATACCAATCCGCTTTAGCATCAGATTCATTAACACTAAATACATCAAAACATAGCTTTCTAAACTGCTTTTCAAAATCTGCTATATTTAATTTTCCCAATTCTTTTTCAACATAAGAAAAATCTAACTCTTTATTCTTTCTCAAATACAAATACACATCAAGAATTGTTCTAAGTCCCATTCCGCCGCCTGCATAATGCTTATATGTATGTACCATAAAATAAATATAAAAATCTTCCTCTTTGAATACATATTCCAGGCTATTCTCAGACTTCTTTGTTAACTTATCAAATACATTGTCAAAATAATTATTCCAACTTTCGTAATCATCTTTGTCAAAAAGAGCTCTGTGCATTTCAAAATTATATGC containing:
- a CDS encoding nucleotidyltransferase family protein translates to MLLEEYINVINAIRSYVNGEEMDQAFCSNLAGAYQICKKHNLTALMAEVLDRTDVDKRSPIYQRWQMEKNQAVYKNVLMDVEREEIIAFFEEKNIWYLLLKGLIIREYYPNPALREMSDNDILVDRKYMKDIYDFMVDRGYSIKGYGTSNHDEYLKKPAYNFEMHRALFDKDDYESWNNYFDNVFDKLTKKSENSLEYVFKEEDFYIYFMVHTYKHYAGGGMGLRTILDVYLYLRKNKELDFSYVEKELGKLNIADFEKQFRKLCFDVFSVNESDAKADWYEGLPTDEKNMLDYIMGAGTYGNVDNLVANKLGDDDDVKKSKFKYVFRRVFPDYKSFKKYHPLICRYKVLVPFGYLFRIIKLPFTGWKRAMAELKAVLRK
- the glf gene encoding UDP-galactopyranose mutase, whose protein sequence is MYDYLVVGAGLYGAVFANQAKAQGKSVLVIDKRPNIAGNVFTEKIEGINVHKYGAHIFHTNNKKVWNFVNRFAEFNRFTNSPVANYKGELFSLPFNMYTFNKMWGVVTPSEAQAKIEEQKKQAGITEPKNLEEQAISLVGTDIYEKLIKGYTMKQWGRPCDKLPSFIIKRLPVRLTFDNNYFNALYQGIPVGGYTKMVENMLEGIDVKLGVDYFDNKSEYDAMASKVVYTGAIDAYFDYKLGTLEYRSVRFENEILDIPNFQGNAAVNYTDSETPWTRIIEHKWFEFGKDEEGNDLPKTVISREYSAEWKPGDEPYYPVNDEKNGALYEQYKELAQKEDNIIFGGRLGEYKYYDMDAVIASALEMSEKELV